The uncultured Trichococcus sp. DNA segment TCGAGGACTTAACCAATTTTTAAAAAGAAGAAAACTCAAGCGGTGTTTTCGGATTCCCTTTATTTTGTAGATTCAGTTTTGAGAGAACAACGTTCTCTTGAAAAATGTGCGGTGACGATGGCAAGAAGGTCACACCTGTTCCCATCTCGAACACAGAAGTTAAGCTTCTTAGCGCCGATTGTAGTGAAGGGTTTCCCTTTGTGAGAGTAGGACGTTGCCGCGCTTTTTTTGTATACAGAATTATTCCGCAATAGCTCAGTTGGTAGTAGCGCATGACTGTTAATCATGATGTCGTAGGTTCGAGTCCTACTTGCGGAGTTTTTTTTCTTAAGATGAGTTATTAGCTCAGTTGGTAGAGCATCTGACTTTTAATCAGAGGGTCGCAGGTTCGAGCCCTGCATAACTCATTTGCGGGTGTGGCGGAATTGGCAGACGCACTAGAATCAGGGTCTAGCGCCGCAAGGTGTGGGGGTTCGAGTCCCTTCACCCGCATAATTGAATACGCCGGCTTAGCTCAGTTGGTAGAGCATCTGATTTGTAATCAGAGGGTCGAGGGTTCGAATCCTTTAGCCGGCACCATTCGCGGAAGTAGTTCAGTGGTAGAACATCACCTTGCCAAGGTGGGGGTCGCGGGTTCGAACCCCGTCTTCCGCTTCAATTTTTTGATAGTGCTGTGCACTGTCTTTTGCACCCATAGCTCAATTGGATAGAGTACTTGACTACGAATCAAGCGGTTACAGGTTCGACTCCTGTTGGGTGCATTTTTACATGATTATCACCGGGAAGTAGCTCAGCTTGGTAGAGCACTTGGTTTGGGACCAAGGGGTCGCAGGTTCGAATCCTGTCTTCCCGATTCAACAATCTTCACGGGGCCTTAGCTCAGCTGGGAGAGCGCCTGCCTTGCACGCAGGAGGTCAGCGGTTCGATCCCGCTAGGCTCCATTTTTCATTTTGGCGGTGTAGCTCAGATGGCTAGAGCGTCCGGTTCATACCCGGGAGGTCATGGGTTCGACCCCCTTCGCCGCTATTATACCTTGCTTTGGACCTTTAGCTCAGTTGGTTAGAGCAGACGGCTCATAACCGTCCGGTCGCAGGTTCGAGTCCTGCAAGGTCCATGAAAAAAAATGTATCAGCTTATGGAGGATTACCCAAGTCCGGCTGAAGGGAACGGTCTTGAAAACCGTCAGGCGTGTAAAAGCGCGCAAGGGTTCGAATCCCTTATCCTCCTTTGTCATGGCTGTTGGCGCTTCAGCGACATTACAGACATGATACACTTGAGCGCAAGCTCACAGTGTTTCCTTATTATTATCGCGGGGTGGAGCAGTTGGCAGCTCGCCGGGCTCATAACCCGGAGGTCACAGGTTCAAGTCCTGTCCCCGCAATTGTCATGATTGTTGCTGCTTCAGCAGCTTACAAGCATGATACACTTGGGCGCAAGCCCACAGTGTTTCCTATTCTTTATAATATGGGGAAATATATATAAAGTTTTACGCATGGTTCCGTGGTGTAGGGGTCAACATGCCTGCCTGTCACGCAGGAGATCGCGGGTTCAAATCCCGTCGGAGCCGCCATGCGGGTGTAGTTTAGTGGTAAAACCCCAGCCTTCCAAGCTGATGTCGGGAGTTCGATTCTCCTCACCCGCTTTTTTTAAGAAGGGCCTATAGCTCAGCTGGTTAGAGCGCACGCCTGATAAGCGTGAGGTCGATGGTTCGAGTCCATTTAGGCCCATTGATAAAGCAACAATATTAACAGAAAATTTCTTGTTATGGGGAAGTACTCAAGTGGCTGAAGAGGCGCCCCTGCTAAGGGTGTAGGTCGTTAACGCGGCGCGAGGGTTCAAATCCCTCCTTCTCCGTAGCTTTATCAGAAGAATAAAAAATCATGGTCCGTTGGTCAAGCGGTTAAGACACCGCCCTTTCACGGCGGTAACACGGGTTCGATTCCCGTACGGATCATTATCCTAGCTGTTGTACAGACAGGATACACCGGAGCCTTGGCTCTTCGTTTTTCAATCCCTGGAGGTTTAGCTCAGCTGGGAGAGCGTCTGCCTTACAAGCAGGATGTCGGCGGTTCGATCCCGTCAACCTCCATTGGTTCCGTGGTGTAGGGGTCAACATGCCTGCCTGTCACGCAGGAGATCGCGGGTTCAAATCCCGTCGGAGCCGTTTTACTTTCTGGAAAGTGTGCTATACTTCTTACAAGATGTCTAGCTTCGCGGGTTAGCCCTTCGGAAAGAAATAAAGGAACCCCTTGTCTCTACGAGCCAAGGATACTGTTCGACTAACCTGCTGACGCAGGAAGTCTCTCAGCATATTGCGCTCTATGATGCTCATACGGAACGATTTCCTAAAATTCTTTCAGGTCTGAACGAACCCGTTCCGCTTTTCTTAATATTTTGGTCTGATAGCTCAGTTGGTAGAGCACTTGATTGAAGCTCAAGGTGTCGGCGGTTCGAATCCGTCTCGGACCATTTTTTATATGTTGGAGGGATAGCGAAGTGGCTAAACGCGGCGGACTGTAAATCCGCTCTTTCGGGTTCGGCAGTTCGAATCTGCCTCCCTCCATTCTTATGATGGCGATTGTGGCGAAGTGGTTAACGCACCGGTTTGTGGATCCGGCATTCGTGGGTTCAATTCCCATCAGTCGCCCTCTTATTGGGCTATCGCCAAGCGGTAAGGCAACAGACTTTGACTCTGTCATTCGTTGGTTCGAATCCAGCTAGCCCAGTTTTTTCAAATATTTTCAAATAGCAACATCTCGGCGGTATAGCCAAGTGGTAAGGCACAGGTCTGCAAAACCTCTATCACCGGTTCAAATCCGGTTACCGCCTTTCCATAACAATAAGATGGAACATTGCATTCTTCATATTATGCCGGCGTGGCGGAATTGGCAGACGCGCTGGACTCAAAATCCAGTGCCCGCGAGGGCGTGCCGGTTCGACCCCGGCCGCCGGTATCACACAAAAAAGACTCCTGACGATGACATCATCGTTGGGAGCCTTTTTTTGCATACTTATACGCACTCGAAAGAAACATTTGAAATCAGGGTTTATACGGTATATAATTCGTGGTAACTTACAAAAAGAAACTTACTATCTAAGAGGTGAACAAGATGCTGACCAAAGAAGAATTGCCATTTTTTCCGGTTGCGACACCCGTTGATCTAATCGGAAATAAATGGAAACTGCTGATAATGCGCGAATTGTTGACTGGAACCAAGCGTTTTATCGAGATGCACCGATTGGTTGATGGCATCAGCCAAAAAGTATTGACTGAAAATCTTCGGAAGATGGAATCTGATGGGATTGTTAAACGGGAAGTATTTCCTGAAGTGCCACCCAGAGTGGAATATTCTTTAACCGATCTTGGTGACTCCCTAAGGCCGATCATCAACAGCATGAGTGATTGGGGTACGGATTATATCAAAAATAAGCCAGCATAGGAAGAAGGAAAACGGATTGCGAATCCGGTCTTTTCTGTAATCTGATGCGGCTGCTAAAAGTTGTATCATTTTCATCCTCCCTTTTGAAGCGTTATAATGTTTCAAAAGGGAGTTTTTTTGCGTTCCCTTGTGTAAGTATCCTTATGGCTGTAGCTTACAAAAAAGTAAGTACCTTATAAAAAAGTGCGTACTATTGTAAGGGCATCTTTAAAGATATAGTAAGAGTATGGAAATCCAACCATAAGTCATTGAAAGGGAGAAATATCAGTGAGGCGGCAAGCAAGTCATACCAGCACGAATGCCATTCATGACTATGTTGCTTGTGCGAAGAAGCTGGTTCGGCGGGGATTTTCGGTGCGCATGTGTTGAAGGGGGAATGCGGGTAATGATAGATCCTTTATTGGTATTTGCAACAATCTTTGATACTGACATTAAGTTTGCCATTATGTCGCTGTTCCTTTACCACCCGACCATGAACTGCAATGACATCGTCCGAATGACTGGTGAGAAAAAAGAAATTGTTATCACCAGTCTGTGGCGACTGCAAATGGATACAATTGTGGTCAATCAAATTGTGGACGACAGAAACTGCTCTTACTCCTTGACGAGCAGCGGCACAGCCAGTTTGAAGGCATTTAGCGAGATAGCAGATTTTTCGGATCGTTGTTTGAAGTGAAAGGAGGTCCAAAATGCTAGTCGACGACATACTGCAATACTTTCAGGAGAATTTTAGTCAATATTTGATTTACGTTTATCAGCACCTTGGATTGAGCATCCAAGCGATTGGAATTTCTTGTCTGATCGGCATTCCGCTTGGATACATCAGCCACAAGCACCGGAAACTCAGCCAGCTGATCACCTTCAGTTCCCAAGCCTTGCGGATCATCCCAAGTTTGGCGGTACTGTTTTTATTGATCTCCTTCATTGGGGTCGGAAGGGCTCCAGCATTGATCGCATTGGTGTTTCTGGGTATTCCGCCGATATTGGTCAACACAACGGTCGGCTTCCTGGAAGTACCCGCTGTGATGATCGAAACGGGCAAGGGTTTGGGAATGACCGATCGGGAGCTCCTGAAAAGAGTCAAGATTCCGCTGGCTTTTCCTTTTGTGATGACCGGCGTGAAGCTGGCGTTGGTGGAAATCATCTCGAGTGCGAC contains these protein-coding regions:
- a CDS encoding winged helix-turn-helix transcriptional regulator, whose product is MLTKEELPFFPVATPVDLIGNKWKLLIMRELLTGTKRFIEMHRLVDGISQKVLTENLRKMESDGIVKREVFPEVPPRVEYSLTDLGDSLRPIINSMSDWGTDYIKNKPA
- a CDS encoding ABC transporter permease — its product is MLVDDILQYFQENFSQYLIYVYQHLGLSIQAIGISCLIGIPLGYISHKHRKLSQLITFSSQALRIIPSLAVLFLLISFIGVGRAPALIALVFLGIPPILVNTTVGFLEVPAVMIETGKGLGMTDRELLKRVKIPLAFPFVMTGVKLALVEIISSATLATYIGAGGLGTLIFTGLGLNRMDLLLIGGVSVAMIAFTTSIFLDYIIKRSGN